In the Colius striatus isolate bColStr4 chromosome W, bColStr4.1.hap1, whole genome shotgun sequence genome, one interval contains:
- the LOC133628468 gene encoding histone acetyltransferase KAT7-like isoform X4: MQRRKRNAGSSSDGTEDSDFSTDPEHTDSSESDGTSRRSARVTRSSARLSQSSQDSSPVHNPPSFGAEEPVYSTRRVTRSQQQPTPVTPKKYPLRQTRSSGSETEQVVDFSDRDTKNAADHDESPPRTPTGNAPSSESDIDISSPNVSHDESIAKDMSMKDSGSDLSHRPKRRRFHESYNFNMKCPTPGCNSLGHLTGKHERHFSISGCPLYHNLSADECKVRAQSRDKQIEERMLAHRQDDNRHATRHQAPTERQLRYKEKVAELRKKRNSGLSMEQKEKYMEHRQTYGNTREPLLENLTSEYDLELFRRAQAHASEDLEKLRLQGQITEGNNMIKTITFGRYELDTWYHSPYPEEYARLGCLYMCEFCLKYMKSQTILRRHMAKCVWKHPPGDEIYRKGSISVFEVDGKKNKIYCQNLCLLAKLFLDHKTLYYDVEPFLFYVMTEADNTGCHLIGYFSKEKNSFLNYNVSCILTMPQYMRQGYGKMLIDFKISQETAVNPVDIVSTLQALQMLKYWKGKHLVLKRQDLIDEWIAKEAKRSNSNKIMDPSCLKWTPPKGT; the protein is encoded by the exons ATTCCAGCCCAGTTCATAACCCACCGTCGTTTGGAGCAGAAGAGCCAGTCTATTCCACAAGGAGGGTGACccgcagccagcagcagccgaCTCCCGTGACTCCAAAGAAATACCCACTCCGACAGACTCGCTCCTCTGGCTCAGAGACTGAGCAAGTTGTTGACTTTTCTGATAGAG ACACTAAAAATGCAGCAGATCACGATGAGTCTCCACCTCGTACCCCCACCGGGAATGCGCCTTCCTCAGAGTCTGATATTGATATCTCCAGTCCAAATGTATCCCATGATGAGAGCATTGCCAAGGACATGTCCATGAAGGATTCTGGAAGTGACCTGTCTCACCGCCCTAAGCGCCGTCGCTTCCATGAAAGCTACAATTTCAACATGAAATGTCCCACTCCTGGTTGTAACTCTTTAG GACACCTAACTGGAAAACATGAGCGACACTTCTCCATTTCGGGGTGCCCACTGTATCATAATCTCTCAGCAGATGAGTGCAAG GTGCGAGCACAGAGCCGGGATAAACAAATTGAGGAGAGAATGCTGGCCCATCGGCAGGATGACAACAGACATGCCACCAGGCACCAG gcaccAACAGAGAGACAGCTGCGATACAAAGAGAAAGTAGCTGAGCTCAGGAAGAAGAGGAACTCAGGGCTAAGCatggagcagaaagaaaaatatatg GAGCACAGACAAACCTATGGCAATACTCGAGAACCTCTGCTTGAAAACCTGACGAGTGAGTATGACCTCGAGCTTTTCCGAAGAGCTCAAGCACATGCATCTGAGGACCTG GAGAAGCTGCGTCTCCAGGGCCAGATCACAGAAGGCAACAATATGATCAAAACAATCACTTTTGGCCGTTACGAGCTGGATACCTGGTATCATTCTCCCTACCCAGAGGAGTATGCTCGTCTGGGGTGTCTCTACATGTGTGAGTTCTGTCTCAAGTACATGAAGAGCCAGACAATACTGCGCAGACACATG GCAAAATGTGTCTGGAAACATCCCCCGGGTGATGAAATCTACCGCAAAGGCTCCATTTCCGTGTTTGAAGTGGATGGGAAAAAGAACAAG ATCTACTGTCAAAACCTGTGTCTGCTGGCAAAACTTTTCTTGGACCATAAAACACTATATTATGATGTTGAGCCCTTCCTCTTCTATGTCATGACAGAAGCTGACAACACTGGCTGTCATCTGATAGGATATTTCTCCAAG GAGAAGAATTCTTTTCTCAACTACAATGTTTCGTGCATTTTGACAATGCCTCAATATATGAGACAAGGTTACGGCAAGATGCTGATTGACTTCA AAATCAGCCAGGAGACTGCAGTAAACCCTGTTGACATTGTGAGCACCTTGCAGGCGCTTCAGATGCTGAAATACTGGAAGGGAAAACATCTAGTCCTAAAAAGACAG GATCTAATTGATGAATGGATAGCCAAAGAGGCAAAAAGATCCAACAGCAATAAGATAATGGATCCCAGCTGTTTAAAATGGACCCCTCCTAAGGGAACTTAA
- the LOC133628468 gene encoding histone acetyltransferase KAT7-like isoform X1, which yields MSVLLQRNAGSSSDGTEDSDFSTDPEHTDSSESDGTSRRSARVTRSSARLSQSSQDSSPVHNPPSFGAEEPVYSTRRVTRSQQQPTPVTPKKYPLRQTRSSGSETEQVVDFSDRDTKNAADHDESPPRTPTGNAPSSESDIDISSPNVSHDESIAKDMSMKDSGSDLSHRPKRRRFHESYNFNMKCPTPGCNSLGHLTGKHERHFSISGCPLYHNLSADECKVRAQSRDKQIEERMLAHRQDDNRHATRHQAPTERQLRYKEKVAELRKKRNSGLSMEQKEKYMEHRQTYGNTREPLLENLTSEYDLELFRRAQAHASEDLEKLRLQGQITEGNNMIKTITFGRYELDTWYHSPYPEEYARLGCLYMCEFCLKYMKSQTILRRHMAKCVWKHPPGDEIYRKGSISVFEVDGKKNKIYCQNLCLLAKLFLDHKTLYYDVEPFLFYVMTEADNTGCHLIGYFSKEKNSFLNYNVSCILTMPQYMRQGYGKMLIDFSYLLSKVEEKVGSPERPLSDLGLISYRSYWKEVLLRYLHNFQGKEISIKEISQETAVNPVDIVSTLQALQMLKYWKGKHLVLKRQDLIDEWIAKEAKRSNSNKIMDPSCLKWTPPKGT from the exons ATTCCAGCCCAGTTCATAACCCACCGTCGTTTGGAGCAGAAGAGCCAGTCTATTCCACAAGGAGGGTGACccgcagccagcagcagccgaCTCCCGTGACTCCAAAGAAATACCCACTCCGACAGACTCGCTCCTCTGGCTCAGAGACTGAGCAAGTTGTTGACTTTTCTGATAGAG ACACTAAAAATGCAGCAGATCACGATGAGTCTCCACCTCGTACCCCCACCGGGAATGCGCCTTCCTCAGAGTCTGATATTGATATCTCCAGTCCAAATGTATCCCATGATGAGAGCATTGCCAAGGACATGTCCATGAAGGATTCTGGAAGTGACCTGTCTCACCGCCCTAAGCGCCGTCGCTTCCATGAAAGCTACAATTTCAACATGAAATGTCCCACTCCTGGTTGTAACTCTTTAG GACACCTAACTGGAAAACATGAGCGACACTTCTCCATTTCGGGGTGCCCACTGTATCATAATCTCTCAGCAGATGAGTGCAAG GTGCGAGCACAGAGCCGGGATAAACAAATTGAGGAGAGAATGCTGGCCCATCGGCAGGATGACAACAGACATGCCACCAGGCACCAG gcaccAACAGAGAGACAGCTGCGATACAAAGAGAAAGTAGCTGAGCTCAGGAAGAAGAGGAACTCAGGGCTAAGCatggagcagaaagaaaaatatatg GAGCACAGACAAACCTATGGCAATACTCGAGAACCTCTGCTTGAAAACCTGACGAGTGAGTATGACCTCGAGCTTTTCCGAAGAGCTCAAGCACATGCATCTGAGGACCTG GAGAAGCTGCGTCTCCAGGGCCAGATCACAGAAGGCAACAATATGATCAAAACAATCACTTTTGGCCGTTACGAGCTGGATACCTGGTATCATTCTCCCTACCCAGAGGAGTATGCTCGTCTGGGGTGTCTCTACATGTGTGAGTTCTGTCTCAAGTACATGAAGAGCCAGACAATACTGCGCAGACACATG GCAAAATGTGTCTGGAAACATCCCCCGGGTGATGAAATCTACCGCAAAGGCTCCATTTCCGTGTTTGAAGTGGATGGGAAAAAGAACAAG ATCTACTGTCAAAACCTGTGTCTGCTGGCAAAACTTTTCTTGGACCATAAAACACTATATTATGATGTTGAGCCCTTCCTCTTCTATGTCATGACAGAAGCTGACAACACTGGCTGTCATCTGATAGGATATTTCTCCAAG GAGAAGAATTCTTTTCTCAACTACAATGTTTCGTGCATTTTGACAATGCCTCAATATATGAGACAAGGTTACGGCAAGATGCTGATTGACTTCA GCTATTTGCTTTCtaaagtagaagaaaaagttGGCTCTCCAGAACGCCCTCTATCTGATTTAGGTCTCATCAGCTACCGTAGTTACTGGAAGGAAGTTCTCCTTCGTTACCTGCATAATTTCCAAGGAAAAGAGATCTCTATAAAAG AAATCAGCCAGGAGACTGCAGTAAACCCTGTTGACATTGTGAGCACCTTGCAGGCGCTTCAGATGCTGAAATACTGGAAGGGAAAACATCTAGTCCTAAAAAGACAG GATCTAATTGATGAATGGATAGCCAAAGAGGCAAAAAGATCCAACAGCAATAAGATAATGGATCCCAGCTGTTTAAAATGGACCCCTCCTAAGGGAACTTAA
- the LOC133628468 gene encoding histone acetyltransferase KAT7-like isoform X2: protein MQRRKRNAGSSSDGTEDSDFSTDPEHTDSSESDGTSRRSARVTRSSARLSQSSQDSSPVHNPPSFGAEEPVYSTRRVTRSQQQPTPVTPKKYPLRQTRSSGSETEQVVDFSDRDTKNAADHDESPPRTPTGNAPSSESDIDISSPNVSHDESIAKDMSMKDSGSDLSHRPKRRRFHESYNFNMKCPTPGCNSLGHLTGKHERHFSISGCPLYHNLSADECKVRAQSRDKQIEERMLAHRQDDNRHATRHQAPTERQLRYKEKVAELRKKRNSGLSMEQKEKYMEHRQTYGNTREPLLENLTSEYDLELFRRAQAHASEDLEKLRLQGQITEGNNMIKTITFGRYELDTWYHSPYPEEYARLGCLYMCEFCLKYMKSQTILRRHMAKCVWKHPPGDEIYRKGSISVFEVDGKKNKIYCQNLCLLAKLFLDHKTLYYDVEPFLFYVMTEADNTGCHLIGYFSKEKNSFLNYNVSCILTMPQYMRQGYGKMLIDFSYLLSKVEEKVGSPERPLSDLGLISYRSYWKEVLLRYLHNFQGKEISIKEISQETAVNPVDIVSTLQALQMLKYWKGKHLVLKRQDLIDEWIAKEAKRSNSNKIMDPSCLKWTPPKGT, encoded by the exons ATTCCAGCCCAGTTCATAACCCACCGTCGTTTGGAGCAGAAGAGCCAGTCTATTCCACAAGGAGGGTGACccgcagccagcagcagccgaCTCCCGTGACTCCAAAGAAATACCCACTCCGACAGACTCGCTCCTCTGGCTCAGAGACTGAGCAAGTTGTTGACTTTTCTGATAGAG ACACTAAAAATGCAGCAGATCACGATGAGTCTCCACCTCGTACCCCCACCGGGAATGCGCCTTCCTCAGAGTCTGATATTGATATCTCCAGTCCAAATGTATCCCATGATGAGAGCATTGCCAAGGACATGTCCATGAAGGATTCTGGAAGTGACCTGTCTCACCGCCCTAAGCGCCGTCGCTTCCATGAAAGCTACAATTTCAACATGAAATGTCCCACTCCTGGTTGTAACTCTTTAG GACACCTAACTGGAAAACATGAGCGACACTTCTCCATTTCGGGGTGCCCACTGTATCATAATCTCTCAGCAGATGAGTGCAAG GTGCGAGCACAGAGCCGGGATAAACAAATTGAGGAGAGAATGCTGGCCCATCGGCAGGATGACAACAGACATGCCACCAGGCACCAG gcaccAACAGAGAGACAGCTGCGATACAAAGAGAAAGTAGCTGAGCTCAGGAAGAAGAGGAACTCAGGGCTAAGCatggagcagaaagaaaaatatatg GAGCACAGACAAACCTATGGCAATACTCGAGAACCTCTGCTTGAAAACCTGACGAGTGAGTATGACCTCGAGCTTTTCCGAAGAGCTCAAGCACATGCATCTGAGGACCTG GAGAAGCTGCGTCTCCAGGGCCAGATCACAGAAGGCAACAATATGATCAAAACAATCACTTTTGGCCGTTACGAGCTGGATACCTGGTATCATTCTCCCTACCCAGAGGAGTATGCTCGTCTGGGGTGTCTCTACATGTGTGAGTTCTGTCTCAAGTACATGAAGAGCCAGACAATACTGCGCAGACACATG GCAAAATGTGTCTGGAAACATCCCCCGGGTGATGAAATCTACCGCAAAGGCTCCATTTCCGTGTTTGAAGTGGATGGGAAAAAGAACAAG ATCTACTGTCAAAACCTGTGTCTGCTGGCAAAACTTTTCTTGGACCATAAAACACTATATTATGATGTTGAGCCCTTCCTCTTCTATGTCATGACAGAAGCTGACAACACTGGCTGTCATCTGATAGGATATTTCTCCAAG GAGAAGAATTCTTTTCTCAACTACAATGTTTCGTGCATTTTGACAATGCCTCAATATATGAGACAAGGTTACGGCAAGATGCTGATTGACTTCA GCTATTTGCTTTCtaaagtagaagaaaaagttGGCTCTCCAGAACGCCCTCTATCTGATTTAGGTCTCATCAGCTACCGTAGTTACTGGAAGGAAGTTCTCCTTCGTTACCTGCATAATTTCCAAGGAAAAGAGATCTCTATAAAAG AAATCAGCCAGGAGACTGCAGTAAACCCTGTTGACATTGTGAGCACCTTGCAGGCGCTTCAGATGCTGAAATACTGGAAGGGAAAACATCTAGTCCTAAAAAGACAG GATCTAATTGATGAATGGATAGCCAAAGAGGCAAAAAGATCCAACAGCAATAAGATAATGGATCCCAGCTGTTTAAAATGGACCCCTCCTAAGGGAACTTAA
- the LOC133628468 gene encoding histone acetyltransferase KAT7-like isoform X3 yields MQRRKRNAGSSSDGTEDSDFSTDPEHTDSSESDGTSRRSARVTRSSARLSQSSQDSSPVHNPPSFGAEEPVYSTRRVTRSQQQPTPVTPKKYPLRQTRSSGSETEQVVDFSDRADHDESPPRTPTGNAPSSESDIDISSPNVSHDESIAKDMSMKDSGSDLSHRPKRRRFHESYNFNMKCPTPGCNSLGHLTGKHERHFSISGCPLYHNLSADECKVRAQSRDKQIEERMLAHRQDDNRHATRHQAPTERQLRYKEKVAELRKKRNSGLSMEQKEKYMEHRQTYGNTREPLLENLTSEYDLELFRRAQAHASEDLEKLRLQGQITEGNNMIKTITFGRYELDTWYHSPYPEEYARLGCLYMCEFCLKYMKSQTILRRHMAKCVWKHPPGDEIYRKGSISVFEVDGKKNKIYCQNLCLLAKLFLDHKTLYYDVEPFLFYVMTEADNTGCHLIGYFSKEKNSFLNYNVSCILTMPQYMRQGYGKMLIDFSYLLSKVEEKVGSPERPLSDLGLISYRSYWKEVLLRYLHNFQGKEISIKEISQETAVNPVDIVSTLQALQMLKYWKGKHLVLKRQDLIDEWIAKEAKRSNSNKIMDPSCLKWTPPKGT; encoded by the exons ATTCCAGCCCAGTTCATAACCCACCGTCGTTTGGAGCAGAAGAGCCAGTCTATTCCACAAGGAGGGTGACccgcagccagcagcagccgaCTCCCGTGACTCCAAAGAAATACCCACTCCGACAGACTCGCTCCTCTGGCTCAGAGACTGAGCAAGTTGTTGACTTTTCTGATAGAG CAGATCACGATGAGTCTCCACCTCGTACCCCCACCGGGAATGCGCCTTCCTCAGAGTCTGATATTGATATCTCCAGTCCAAATGTATCCCATGATGAGAGCATTGCCAAGGACATGTCCATGAAGGATTCTGGAAGTGACCTGTCTCACCGCCCTAAGCGCCGTCGCTTCCATGAAAGCTACAATTTCAACATGAAATGTCCCACTCCTGGTTGTAACTCTTTAG GACACCTAACTGGAAAACATGAGCGACACTTCTCCATTTCGGGGTGCCCACTGTATCATAATCTCTCAGCAGATGAGTGCAAG GTGCGAGCACAGAGCCGGGATAAACAAATTGAGGAGAGAATGCTGGCCCATCGGCAGGATGACAACAGACATGCCACCAGGCACCAG gcaccAACAGAGAGACAGCTGCGATACAAAGAGAAAGTAGCTGAGCTCAGGAAGAAGAGGAACTCAGGGCTAAGCatggagcagaaagaaaaatatatg GAGCACAGACAAACCTATGGCAATACTCGAGAACCTCTGCTTGAAAACCTGACGAGTGAGTATGACCTCGAGCTTTTCCGAAGAGCTCAAGCACATGCATCTGAGGACCTG GAGAAGCTGCGTCTCCAGGGCCAGATCACAGAAGGCAACAATATGATCAAAACAATCACTTTTGGCCGTTACGAGCTGGATACCTGGTATCATTCTCCCTACCCAGAGGAGTATGCTCGTCTGGGGTGTCTCTACATGTGTGAGTTCTGTCTCAAGTACATGAAGAGCCAGACAATACTGCGCAGACACATG GCAAAATGTGTCTGGAAACATCCCCCGGGTGATGAAATCTACCGCAAAGGCTCCATTTCCGTGTTTGAAGTGGATGGGAAAAAGAACAAG ATCTACTGTCAAAACCTGTGTCTGCTGGCAAAACTTTTCTTGGACCATAAAACACTATATTATGATGTTGAGCCCTTCCTCTTCTATGTCATGACAGAAGCTGACAACACTGGCTGTCATCTGATAGGATATTTCTCCAAG GAGAAGAATTCTTTTCTCAACTACAATGTTTCGTGCATTTTGACAATGCCTCAATATATGAGACAAGGTTACGGCAAGATGCTGATTGACTTCA GCTATTTGCTTTCtaaagtagaagaaaaagttGGCTCTCCAGAACGCCCTCTATCTGATTTAGGTCTCATCAGCTACCGTAGTTACTGGAAGGAAGTTCTCCTTCGTTACCTGCATAATTTCCAAGGAAAAGAGATCTCTATAAAAG AAATCAGCCAGGAGACTGCAGTAAACCCTGTTGACATTGTGAGCACCTTGCAGGCGCTTCAGATGCTGAAATACTGGAAGGGAAAACATCTAGTCCTAAAAAGACAG GATCTAATTGATGAATGGATAGCCAAAGAGGCAAAAAGATCCAACAGCAATAAGATAATGGATCCCAGCTGTTTAAAATGGACCCCTCCTAAGGGAACTTAA